The Kosakonia sacchari SP1 genome includes a window with the following:
- a CDS encoding protein YohO has product MKSGKILVIAVFLLMAIGGIGGVMLAGYSFIVRGGVG; this is encoded by the coding sequence ATGAAGTCTGGTAAAATCCTTGTTATCGCTGTCTTTTTGCTGATGGCTATCGGCGGAATTGGTGGCGTCATGCTCGCCGGTTATTCGTTTATTGTGCGTGGCGGTGTCGGTTGA
- the mlrA gene encoding HTH-type transcriptional regulator MlrA, which translates to MALYTIGEVALLCEINPVTLRAWQRRYGLLQPQRTDGGHRLFTEEDIDRIREIKRWIETGVQVSKVQKLLSSALEETRDGWRAQQETALQYLQQGDPHRLHQWIKEHGRDYPAQALTTHLLIPLRLRLQTQQPALLAMLSLLDGILINYISGCLTSARKKPGKDALVVGWNVQDTTRLWLEGWMASQQGWRVDILAHALPQLRPEMFPGRTLLVWCGETPGESQQQQMLAWRDAGHSVWLLGI; encoded by the coding sequence ATGGCGCTTTACACAATCGGTGAAGTGGCGTTGTTATGCGAAATCAACCCCGTGACGCTGCGGGCCTGGCAGCGACGTTATGGACTATTACAACCCCAGCGCACGGATGGCGGCCACCGGTTATTCACCGAAGAGGACATTGACCGCATCCGGGAGATCAAACGCTGGATCGAAACCGGCGTGCAGGTCAGTAAAGTGCAAAAGCTGCTCTCTTCGGCGCTGGAAGAGACGCGAGATGGCTGGCGCGCCCAGCAGGAAACCGCCCTGCAATACCTGCAACAGGGCGACCCGCACCGTCTGCATCAGTGGATCAAAGAGCACGGGCGCGACTACCCGGCGCAGGCGCTGACAACGCATCTGCTCATCCCTTTACGGTTGCGGCTACAAACTCAGCAGCCCGCCCTGCTGGCGATGCTGAGCCTGCTCGACGGCATCCTTATCAATTACATTTCCGGCTGCCTGACATCTGCGCGTAAAAAACCGGGCAAAGACGCGCTGGTGGTTGGCTGGAATGTGCAGGACACCACGCGGCTGTGGCTGGAGGGCTGGATGGCAAGCCAGCAGGGATGGCGGGTGGATATTCTGGCGCACGCCCTGCCCCAGCTGCGCCCGGAGATGTTCCCCGGCAGGACACTGCTGGTGTGGTGCGGCGAAACGCCGGGCGAATCGCAGCAACAGCAGATGCTGGCATGGCGCGACGCGGGACACAGCGTCTGGTTGCTCGGCATTTAA
- a CDS encoding YehR family lipoprotein, producing the protein MKLSKFIAVLFSVALLIGLSGCGEKEQSKTFSFAQAGTEVTLTYYYKGDQVERQTAKNKIEYSSIGAKNKEEAMKVLDPISKKYQSIKGIKESVDYQETYAQETLDVDYNEVDFAALNNLQGSEFTGTVNGKISMKKSEELLKSRGFKEVQ; encoded by the coding sequence GTGAAATTGAGTAAATTCATCGCCGTACTTTTTTCTGTCGCTTTACTTATTGGCCTGAGCGGCTGTGGTGAAAAAGAGCAGAGCAAAACCTTTAGCTTCGCACAAGCGGGCACAGAAGTGACGCTCACCTATTACTACAAAGGTGACCAGGTCGAGCGCCAGACGGCGAAAAATAAAATTGAATACTCCTCAATTGGTGCGAAAAACAAAGAGGAAGCCATGAAGGTTCTGGATCCGATCAGCAAAAAATACCAGAGCATTAAAGGGATCAAAGAGAGCGTCGATTATCAGGAAACCTACGCGCAAGAGACGCTGGACGTGGATTACAACGAGGTCGATTTTGCTGCGCTGAACAACCTGCAGGGTTCCGAGTTTACCGGCACGGTCAATGGCAAAATCAGCATGAAGAAATCAGAAGAGCTGCTGAAATCTCGCGGCTTTAAAGAAGTCCAGTAA
- the metG gene encoding methionine--tRNA ligase has product MTQVAKKILVTCALPYANGSIHLGHMLEHIQADVWVRYQRMRGHEVNFICADDAHGTPIMLKAQQLGITPEQMIADMSQEHQTDFAGFNISYDNYHSTHSDENRELSELIYTRLKENGFIKNRTISQLYDPEKGMFLPDRFVKGTCPKCKSPDQYGDNCEVCGATYSPTELIEPKSVVSGATPVMRDSEHFFFDLPSFSEMLQAWTRSGALQEQVANKMQEWFESGLQQWDISRDAPYFGFEIPNAPGKYFYVWLDAPIGYMGSFKNLCDKRGDTSSFDEYWKKESTTELYHFIGKDIVYFHSLFWPAMLEGSNFRKPTNLFVHGYVTVNGAKMSKSRGTFIKASTWLNHFDADSLRYYYAAKLSSRIDDIDLNLEDFIQRVNADIVNKVVNLASRNAGFINKRFDGVLAAELADPALYKTFTDAAATISEAWESREFGKAVREIMALADVANRYVDEQAPWVVAKQEGRDADLQAICTMGLNMFRVLMTWLKPVLPSLAERTEAFLNTTLEWDAINQPLLGHKVNAFKALYNRIEMKQVEALVEASKEEVKATAAPVTGELADNPIQETISFDDFAKVDLRVALIENAEFVEGSDKLLRLTLDLDGEKRNVFSGIRSAYPDPSALIGRLTVMVANLAPRKMRFGISEGMVMAAGPGGKDIFLLSPDSGAKAGQQVK; this is encoded by the coding sequence ATGACTCAAGTCGCGAAGAAAATTCTGGTAACGTGCGCACTGCCGTACGCCAACGGCTCCATCCACCTCGGCCATATGCTGGAGCACATCCAGGCTGATGTCTGGGTCCGTTACCAGCGAATGCGCGGCCACGAGGTCAACTTCATCTGTGCGGACGATGCCCACGGCACGCCGATCATGCTGAAAGCACAGCAACTGGGGATCACTCCGGAGCAGATGATTGCGGACATGAGTCAGGAGCATCAGACTGATTTTGCTGGCTTTAACATCAGCTACGACAACTACCACTCGACGCACAGCGACGAGAACCGCGAACTGTCGGAGCTTATCTACACTCGCCTGAAAGAGAACGGTTTTATTAAAAACCGTACCATCTCTCAGCTCTACGATCCGGAAAAAGGCATGTTCCTGCCGGACCGTTTTGTGAAAGGCACCTGCCCGAAATGTAAATCACCGGATCAGTACGGTGATAACTGCGAAGTGTGCGGTGCGACCTATAGCCCGACCGAGCTGATTGAGCCGAAGTCGGTGGTTTCCGGCGCGACGCCGGTGATGCGTGATTCCGAGCACTTCTTCTTCGATCTGCCGTCATTCAGCGAAATGTTGCAGGCGTGGACACGCAGCGGCGCGTTGCAGGAGCAGGTGGCAAACAAAATGCAGGAGTGGTTTGAATCCGGCTTACAGCAGTGGGATATCTCCCGCGATGCGCCCTATTTCGGTTTTGAAATCCCGAACGCGCCGGGCAAATACTTCTACGTCTGGCTGGATGCGCCAATTGGTTACATGGGTTCGTTCAAAAACCTGTGCGACAAGCGCGGCGATACCAGCAGCTTCGACGAATACTGGAAAAAAGAGTCCACTACCGAGCTGTATCACTTTATCGGTAAAGACATTGTTTACTTCCACAGCCTGTTCTGGCCGGCGATGCTGGAAGGCAGCAACTTCCGCAAGCCGACCAACCTGTTCGTGCACGGTTATGTGACAGTGAACGGCGCGAAGATGTCCAAATCGCGCGGTACGTTTATTAAAGCCAGCACCTGGCTGAACCATTTCGACGCCGACAGCCTGCGCTATTACTACGCGGCGAAACTCTCTTCGCGCATTGATGATATCGATCTCAACCTCGAAGATTTCATCCAGCGCGTGAATGCCGACATCGTCAACAAAGTGGTTAACCTCGCTTCCCGTAACGCCGGTTTTATCAATAAGCGTTTCGATGGCGTGCTGGCAGCAGAGCTTGCGGATCCTGCGCTGTACAAAACCTTTACCGACGCGGCAGCGACCATTAGCGAGGCGTGGGAGAGTCGTGAGTTCGGCAAAGCGGTACGCGAAATTATGGCGCTGGCCGACGTGGCGAACCGCTACGTTGACGAACAAGCTCCGTGGGTGGTGGCAAAACAGGAAGGCCGCGACGCCGATCTGCAAGCCATTTGCACCATGGGGCTGAACATGTTCCGCGTGCTGATGACATGGCTGAAACCGGTTCTACCGTCGCTGGCAGAGCGCACCGAAGCGTTCCTCAACACCACGCTTGAGTGGGATGCCATCAACCAGCCGCTGCTTGGTCACAAAGTTAACGCCTTCAAAGCGTTGTATAACCGTATTGAGATGAAACAAGTGGAAGCGCTGGTGGAAGCGTCAAAAGAGGAAGTGAAAGCGACTGCCGCACCGGTCACCGGCGAGCTGGCAGATAACCCGATTCAGGAGACCATCAGCTTTGATGATTTCGCGAAAGTCGATCTGCGCGTGGCACTGATTGAAAACGCCGAGTTCGTCGAAGGTTCCGACAAACTGCTGCGCCTGACGCTGGATCTGGATGGCGAAAAACGCAATGTTTTCTCCGGCATCCGTTCCGCGTACCCGGATCCGAGCGCGCTGATTGGTCGCCTGACGGTGATGGTCGCCAACCTCGCACCGCGCAAAATGCGTTTTGGTATCTCTGAAGGGATGGTGATGGCCGCCGGCCCTGGCGGGAAAGATATCTTCCTGTTAAGCCCCGATAGCGGCGCAAAAGCAGGTCAGCAAGTGAAGTAA
- the btsR gene encoding two-component system response regulator BtsR: MLKVLIVDDEPLARENLRILLQEESDIEIVGECGNAVEAIGAVHKLRPDVLFLDIQMPRISGLEMVGMLDPGNRPYVVFLTAFDEYAVQAFEEHAFDYLLKPIEARRLEKTLSRLRLERNVQDVSVLPENQEALKFIPCTGHSRIWLLQMDEVAFVSSRMSGVYVTSQEGKEGFTELTLRTLESRTPLVRCHRQYLVNMAHLKEIRLEDNGQAELLLRDGLTVPVSRRYLKNLKEALGL; this comes from the coding sequence ATGTTAAAAGTGCTGATTGTTGATGATGAACCGCTGGCCCGGGAAAACCTGCGTATTCTGCTCCAGGAAGAGAGCGACATTGAGATTGTGGGCGAGTGCGGCAACGCCGTCGAAGCAATTGGCGCGGTGCATAAATTGCGCCCGGATGTGCTGTTTCTTGATATCCAGATGCCGCGCATTAGCGGGCTGGAGATGGTCGGGATGCTCGATCCGGGAAACCGGCCGTATGTCGTGTTCCTGACCGCGTTTGACGAATACGCGGTACAGGCGTTTGAAGAACATGCGTTCGATTACCTGCTCAAACCGATAGAAGCTCGCCGCCTGGAGAAAACCCTCAGCCGCCTGCGTCTTGAGCGAAACGTGCAGGATGTGTCGGTGTTGCCGGAAAACCAGGAAGCGCTGAAATTTATTCCCTGTACCGGGCACAGCCGGATCTGGTTATTGCAGATGGATGAAGTGGCGTTTGTCAGTAGCCGCATGAGCGGCGTGTATGTGACCAGCCAGGAAGGCAAAGAGGGGTTTACCGAGCTGACGCTGCGCACGCTGGAGAGCCGTACCCCGCTGGTGCGCTGCCACCGCCAGTACCTGGTTAATATGGCGCATCTTAAAGAGATCCGCCTTGAAGATAACGGCCAGGCGGAATTACTGCTGCGCGATGGCCTGACGGTGCCGGTGAGTCGACGTTATCTGAAAAATTTAAAAGAGGCGTTGGGGTTGTAA
- a CDS encoding GNAT family N-acetyltransferase, whose translation MIIRRWQESDRPFLRTLFLHARKASWHWLDGSDWRLEDFDAATLDETIWVAEEEGHRLGFASVYENDNFLHNLFVDPAFQGKGVGSALLKHAQSTFTGTGALKCLLQNKTALAFYQHHGWHIEAQGVSPEGDYVLMHYLKK comes from the coding sequence ATGATTATTCGCCGCTGGCAGGAAAGTGACAGACCGTTTTTACGTACCCTTTTTTTACACGCCCGCAAAGCGAGCTGGCATTGGCTTGATGGTAGCGACTGGCGGCTGGAAGATTTTGACGCCGCCACGCTCGATGAAACCATCTGGGTCGCCGAAGAAGAGGGCCACCGGCTGGGGTTCGCCTCGGTGTATGAAAACGACAATTTCCTGCACAACCTGTTTGTCGACCCGGCCTTTCAGGGCAAAGGCGTCGGCAGCGCACTACTCAAACATGCGCAATCTACCTTTACCGGCACCGGCGCGCTGAAATGCTTGTTGCAGAACAAAACCGCACTGGCGTTTTATCAGCACCACGGCTGGCATATCGAAGCACAAGGCGTTTCGCCGGAAGGGGATTACGTACTGATGCACTATCTGAAGAAGTAA
- a CDS encoding sensor histidine kinase, producing MYEFNLVLLLLQQMCVFLVIAWLMSKTRLFIPLMQVTVRLPHKLLCYVTFSIFCILGTYFGLHIEDSIANTRAIGAVMGGLLGGPLVGGLVGLTGGIHRYSMGGMTALSCMLSTFVEGLLGGLVHRALIKRGRTDLVFSPFTAGAVTCVAELIQMLIILLIARPFDSALHLVQSIAAPMMVTNTVGAALFMRILLDKRAMFEKYTSAFSATALKVAASTEGFLRQGFNEENSMKVALVLYKELDIGAVAITDREKLLAFTGTGDDHHLPGRPISSVWTQRAIETGEVVYADGNEVPYKCSLHPQCKLGSTLVIPLRGENQRVVGTIKLYEAKNRLFSSINRTLGEGIAQLLSAQILAGQYERQKALLTQSEIKLLHAQVNPHFLFNALNTLKAVIRRDSDQAGLLVQYLSTFFRKNLKRPSEVVTLADEIEHVNAYLQIEKARFQSRLQVQLHVPEALSHLQLPAFTLQPIVENAIKHGTSHLLGVGEIVINASQDGRHLVLDIEDNAGLYQPKTDASGLGMSLVDKRLRARFGDECGITIACEPDLFTRITLRLPLEEHAC from the coding sequence ATGTACGAGTTCAATCTGGTGTTGCTGCTGCTTCAGCAGATGTGTGTGTTTCTGGTTATCGCCTGGTTGATGAGCAAAACGCGGCTGTTTATTCCGCTGATGCAGGTGACCGTGCGCTTACCGCATAAGCTGCTGTGCTATGTCACCTTCTCCATTTTTTGCATTCTCGGCACCTACTTCGGCCTGCATATCGAAGATTCTATCGCCAACACGCGCGCGATTGGCGCGGTGATGGGTGGCCTGCTTGGCGGTCCGTTAGTGGGCGGTCTTGTCGGGTTAACCGGCGGTATTCACCGCTATTCGATGGGCGGCATGACCGCGCTGAGCTGCATGCTCTCTACGTTTGTTGAGGGGTTGCTCGGCGGCCTGGTTCACCGCGCGCTCATCAAACGCGGGCGCACCGATCTGGTGTTCAGCCCGTTTACCGCCGGGGCGGTGACCTGCGTGGCGGAACTGATCCAGATGCTGATTATCCTGCTTATTGCCCGTCCGTTTGATAGCGCGTTGCACCTGGTGCAAAGCATTGCGGCACCGATGATGGTCACCAATACCGTTGGCGCGGCGCTGTTTATGCGCATCCTGCTTGATAAGCGCGCGATGTTCGAAAAGTACACCTCGGCGTTTTCCGCCACCGCGCTGAAAGTGGCGGCTTCAACGGAAGGGTTTTTGCGCCAGGGCTTTAACGAAGAGAACAGCATGAAGGTGGCGCTGGTACTCTATAAAGAGCTCGATATTGGCGCGGTGGCGATAACCGACCGGGAAAAACTGCTGGCCTTCACCGGCACCGGAGACGATCACCATCTGCCGGGGCGACCTATCTCGTCGGTGTGGACGCAGCGCGCCATTGAAACCGGCGAAGTGGTTTATGCCGACGGTAACGAAGTGCCCTACAAATGTTCGCTCCACCCGCAATGCAAGCTCGGTTCGACGCTGGTGATCCCGCTGCGTGGCGAAAACCAGCGTGTGGTGGGCACGATCAAATTATATGAAGCGAAAAACCGCCTGTTCAGCTCCATCAACCGCACGCTGGGCGAGGGGATAGCGCAACTGCTCTCGGCGCAGATCCTTGCCGGGCAGTACGAGCGGCAAAAGGCGCTACTCACCCAGTCGGAAATCAAGCTGCTGCATGCGCAGGTAAATCCGCATTTCCTGTTTAATGCCCTGAACACGCTAAAAGCGGTGATCCGCCGCGACAGCGATCAGGCCGGGTTGCTGGTGCAATATCTCTCGACGTTCTTTCGTAAAAATTTAAAACGGCCGTCGGAAGTGGTGACGCTGGCGGACGAAATTGAGCATGTGAATGCCTACCTGCAAATTGAAAAAGCGCGTTTTCAGTCGCGTTTGCAGGTGCAATTGCATGTGCCGGAAGCACTGTCACACTTGCAACTTCCGGCATTTACCCTGCAACCGATCGTGGAAAATGCCATTAAACATGGCACGTCGCACCTGCTGGGCGTGGGTGAGATTGTGATTAACGCCAGCCAGGACGGACGGCATCTGGTGCTCGACATTGAAGATAATGCCGGTTTGTACCAGCCGAAAACCGACGCCAGTGGATTAGGGATGAGCCTGGTGGATAAGCGCCTGCGCGCGCGGTTTGGCGATGAGTGCGGCATTACCATTGCCTGCGAGCCGGATCTGTTTACCCGCATTACCCTACGACTCCCGCTGGAGGAACACGCATGTTAA
- a CDS encoding YehS family protein, with protein MLNNDILRSVRYTLQADNTALVRILALADTAVTVEQLAPWLRKEDEEGYKPCPDIVLSAFLNGLIYEKRGKEETAPPLVAERKLNNNIVLKKLRIAFSLKTDDILAILTAQQFRISMPEITAMMRAPDHKNFRECGDQVMRYFLRGLAVREQKPKGKTDAE; from the coding sequence ATGCTTAATAACGATATCCTGCGCAGCGTGCGTTACACCCTGCAAGCTGATAACACCGCGCTGGTGCGCATTCTGGCACTGGCAGACACGGCAGTGACCGTTGAACAGCTGGCGCCCTGGCTGCGCAAAGAGGACGAGGAAGGTTATAAGCCGTGCCCGGATATTGTGTTGTCCGCGTTTCTGAATGGCCTTATCTATGAAAAGCGTGGCAAAGAAGAAACCGCACCGCCGCTGGTAGCTGAACGCAAGCTGAATAACAACATCGTGCTGAAAAAGCTGCGCATCGCCTTCTCGTTAAAAACTGACGATATTCTGGCCATTCTGACTGCCCAGCAGTTTCGCATCTCTATGCCGGAAATTACCGCCATGATGCGCGCGCCGGATCATAAGAACTTCCGCGAATGCGGCGATCAGGTGATGCGCTATTTTTTACGTGGTCTGGCGGTACGCGAGCAAAAACCGAAGGGTAAAACCGACGCGGAATAA
- a CDS encoding zinc-binding alcohol dehydrogenase family protein codes for MKAIAITRAAQNGSNLDFLTDIELPQPTASGHDLLVEVKAVSVNPVDTKVRAGFNADAPRVLGWDAVGVVTAVGDAVTLFQPGDEVWYAGALTRPGSNSEFQLVDERIAARKPKTLDNASAAALPLTAITAWELLFDRLGIKEDGCENDVLLIVGAAGGVGSIMTQLARKLTRLTVIGTASRPASQQWVKELGAHYVIDHSKPLTEELARIGIKQVSHVASLNNTEEHYQQLINALKPQGKLALIDDPQSLDALPLKVKSISLHWEFMFTRSMFTTEDMIAQHQLLSRVAQLIDEGVLKTTLGEHFGTINAANLRKAHALLESQRAVGKIVLEGFAG; via the coding sequence ATGAAAGCTATCGCTATTACCCGCGCCGCGCAGAACGGCAGCAATCTGGATTTTCTTACCGACATTGAACTGCCACAACCGACCGCCAGCGGCCACGACTTGCTGGTTGAAGTAAAAGCCGTTTCCGTCAACCCGGTGGATACCAAAGTACGTGCCGGTTTCAACGCCGATGCGCCGCGCGTACTGGGCTGGGATGCCGTTGGCGTGGTGACTGCCGTGGGAGACGCGGTGACGTTGTTCCAGCCGGGCGATGAAGTGTGGTACGCCGGCGCATTGACCCGCCCCGGCAGCAACAGCGAATTCCAGTTGGTGGACGAACGCATCGCGGCGCGCAAACCGAAAACGCTGGATAACGCTTCCGCCGCCGCACTGCCCTTAACCGCTATTACCGCCTGGGAGTTGTTATTCGACCGTCTAGGCATCAAAGAGGACGGCTGCGAAAACGATGTGCTGCTGATTGTTGGCGCGGCGGGCGGCGTAGGCTCGATCATGACGCAGCTGGCGCGTAAGTTAACCCGCTTAACGGTGATTGGTACGGCATCCCGCCCCGCCAGCCAGCAGTGGGTAAAAGAACTGGGCGCGCACTATGTGATTGACCACAGTAAACCGCTGACCGAAGAACTGGCGCGCATTGGTATCAAACAGGTATCGCATGTCGCCAGCCTCAATAACACCGAAGAGCATTATCAGCAGCTGATTAACGCCCTGAAACCGCAGGGTAAACTGGCGCTGATTGACGATCCGCAAAGCCTGGATGCGCTGCCGCTGAAGGTGAAAAGCATTTCGCTGCACTGGGAGTTTATGTTTACCCGCTCAATGTTCACCACCGAGGATATGATTGCCCAGCACCAGTTGCTCTCCCGCGTGGCGCAGTTGATCGATGAAGGCGTGTTAAAAACCACGCTTGGTGAGCACTTTGGCACCATCAATGCCGCGAACCTGCGCAAAGCCCATGCGTTGCTGGAAAGCCAGCGGGCGGTGGGGAAAATCGTGCTGGAAGGGTTTGCTGGCTAA
- a CDS encoding ABC transporter permease: MKILRDPLLWLLALFVALLVWLPHSAALFSAFFPQLPRPVYLQESFISLTVAHFSLVAISSVIAIVLGVGAGVAVSRSAGREFRPLAETIAAVGQTFPPVAVLAIAVPVMGFGKQPAIIALVLYGVLPILQGTLAGIASVPESVQSVAKGMGMSAWQRLLKVELPLAAPMIIAGVRTSVIINIGTATIASTVGASTLGTPIIIGLSGFNTAYVVQGAVLVALAAIIVDRGFERLAQRLNRHRHAQ; the protein is encoded by the coding sequence GTGAAGATTCTGCGTGACCCGCTGCTGTGGTTGTTGGCACTGTTTGTTGCGCTGCTGGTCTGGTTGCCGCACAGCGCGGCGCTGTTTAGCGCGTTCTTTCCGCAACTTCCGCGCCCGGTCTATCTGCAGGAGAGTTTTATTTCGCTGACCGTCGCCCATTTCTCGCTGGTAGCGATTTCCAGTGTGATTGCGATTGTGCTGGGTGTTGGCGCAGGCGTTGCGGTCTCTCGTTCTGCCGGGCGGGAGTTTCGCCCGCTGGCGGAAACCATTGCCGCCGTGGGGCAAACTTTTCCCCCGGTGGCGGTGCTGGCGATTGCCGTGCCGGTGATGGGTTTTGGTAAACAACCGGCAATTATTGCGCTGGTACTGTATGGCGTATTGCCGATCTTGCAGGGCACGCTGGCGGGGATCGCCTCGGTGCCGGAAAGCGTGCAAAGCGTGGCGAAAGGTATGGGCATGAGCGCGTGGCAGCGGTTGTTAAAAGTGGAGTTGCCGCTCGCCGCACCGATGATTATCGCCGGGGTGCGCACGTCGGTAATTATTAATATCGGCACCGCCACCATCGCGTCAACGGTGGGCGCAAGTACGCTGGGTACGCCAATCATCATTGGCCTGAGCGGTTTTAATACGGCTTATGTGGTGCAGGGGGCGGTGCTAGTGGCGCTGGCAGCGATTATTGTCGATCGGGGATTTGAACGGCTGGCGCAGCGGCTCAACCGACACCGCCACGCACAATAA
- the apbC gene encoding iron-sulfur cluster carrier protein ApbC, with protein sequence MSSQSQAKSPEALRAIVTGTLADFQHPTLKHNLTALKAVHHVAWLDDTLHVELLMPFVWRSAFEELKAQCSAELLRLTGARAIDWKLSHNIATLKRVKNQPGVNGVKNIIAVSSGKGGVGKSSTAVNLALALAAEGAKVGILDADIYGPSIPVMLGAEHERPTSPDGTHMAPIIAHGLATNSIGYLVTDDNAMVWRGPMASKALLQLLQESMWPDLDYLVLDMPPGTGDIQLTLAQNIPVTGALVVTTPQDIALIDAKKGIVMFEKVEVPVLGIVENMSMHICSNCGHHEPIFGTGGAEKLAEQYHTELLGQMPLHISLREDLDKGTPTVVSRPDSEFTAIYRQLAGRVAAQLYWQGEVIPGDIAFRAV encoded by the coding sequence ATGAGTTCGCAATCCCAGGCCAAATCCCCGGAAGCGTTACGCGCGATTGTCACCGGGACGCTGGCCGATTTTCAGCACCCAACCCTGAAGCACAATCTCACCGCGCTTAAAGCGGTGCACCATGTCGCATGGCTGGATGACACCCTGCACGTTGAACTGCTGATGCCGTTCGTCTGGCGCAGCGCGTTTGAAGAGTTAAAAGCCCAGTGCAGCGCCGAATTGCTGCGTCTGACCGGCGCGCGCGCCATCGACTGGAAGCTGTCGCACAACATCGCCACCTTAAAACGTGTGAAGAACCAGCCGGGCGTCAACGGTGTGAAAAACATCATTGCCGTCAGTTCCGGCAAGGGCGGGGTAGGGAAATCCTCCACGGCGGTCAACCTGGCGCTGGCGCTGGCTGCTGAAGGGGCGAAAGTCGGTATTCTCGACGCCGATATTTACGGCCCGTCGATCCCGGTAATGCTCGGTGCGGAGCATGAGCGTCCGACCTCGCCGGACGGCACGCATATGGCGCCGATTATCGCCCATGGTCTGGCGACCAACTCGATTGGCTACCTGGTCACTGATGATAACGCCATGGTGTGGCGCGGCCCGATGGCCAGCAAAGCGCTGCTGCAACTGTTGCAGGAGTCCATGTGGCCGGATCTGGATTACCTGGTGCTGGATATGCCGCCAGGCACCGGTGATATTCAGTTGACGCTGGCGCAAAACATTCCGGTGACCGGCGCGCTGGTGGTGACCACGCCGCAGGATATCGCGCTGATTGACGCCAAAAAAGGCATCGTCATGTTCGAGAAAGTGGAAGTGCCGGTGCTCGGTATTGTTGAAAACATGAGTATGCACATTTGCAGCAACTGCGGTCATCACGAACCGATTTTCGGCACCGGTGGTGCGGAAAAACTGGCCGAACAGTATCACACCGAGTTGTTGGGTCAGATGCCGCTGCATATTTCGCTGCGTGAGGATCTGGATAAAGGCACGCCGACTGTGGTGAGCCGCCCGGACAGCGAATTTACCGCTATCTACCGTCAACTTGCCGGGCGCGTAGCCGCGCAGCTTTACTGGCAGGGTGAAGTCATTCCTGGCGATATCGCGTTTCGCGCGGTGTAA
- a CDS encoding RcnB family protein, with product MSKTKMMLLGALLATATTAFAAPQTATPGASGAQSYEINEFVADFTKFTIGDTVPEMYRSEEYNIKQWQLRNLPAPEAGSHWTYMGGNYVLITDAEGKILKAYNGDIFYHR from the coding sequence ATGAGTAAAACAAAAATGATGCTTCTGGGCGCGCTGTTGGCAACCGCCACGACGGCCTTTGCCGCACCGCAAACCGCTACGCCAGGCGCTAGCGGGGCGCAATCTTACGAAATTAATGAGTTCGTCGCCGACTTTACGAAATTCACCATTGGCGACACCGTTCCGGAAATGTACCGCAGCGAAGAGTACAACATTAAACAGTGGCAACTGCGTAACCTGCCCGCCCCTGAAGCCGGTAGCCACTGGACCTACATGGGCGGCAACTATGTGCTTATTACTGATGCCGAAGGCAAAATCCTCAAAGCCTATAACGGCGACATCTTTTACCATCGCTAA